A single Arcanobacterium canis DNA region contains:
- a CDS encoding ABC transporter ATP-binding protein: MSKKETVTFESNDLPVAQAGVPVVEVTDLNVSFPSEDGLVHAVRGVNFSVNSGEVMALVGESGSGKSVTSLSIMGLHDASAHITGSVKIHGTELIGRDDRFLSDVRGKAIAMVFQDPLSALTPVYTIGDQIVEALMIHQQIDKTAAYKRAVELLKIVGIPNPEIRVKAFPHEFSGGMRQRAMIAMAIANGPDLIIADEPTTALDVTIQAQILDVLRKAQKETGAAIIMITHDLGVVAGIADKVAVMYAGRIVEKGDVSEIFHHSAMPYTIGLLGSLPRLDSKKEYQLAAVEGNPPSMLVEPTGCPFAARCPVAKLECLDSEPVLKGVRSSSSMPHEVACIRADDIRHEDSHYTDIYPRPEVLPAPYSTPREEREQVLKIDNLRKYFPLMKGAVFRRQVGDVHAVDGVSFDIRVGETLGLVGESGSGKTTTLMEVLNLAKPQDGNIVVLGKDTSTLSKKDRVHLRKDLQVVFQDPMAALDPRMPIFDILAEPLKYNGYSKEQIEKRVKELMGMVGLEPAHVNRYPRNFSGGQKQRIGIARALALEPKLIVLDEPVSALDVSIQAGVINLLDELRSKLGLSYLFIAHDLSVIRHIADRVAVMYLGKIVEIGDVNSVFDDPEHPYTQALLSAIPIPNPEKERTRERILLNGDLPSPANPPTGCRFVTRCPLYETLSPEQKSHCEGAHPESEKIGKDHEVACYYHRPLKVF, translated from the coding sequence ATGAGTAAGAAAGAAACTGTAACGTTCGAATCAAACGATCTGCCGGTGGCACAGGCCGGAGTCCCCGTCGTTGAGGTCACTGACCTCAACGTCTCTTTCCCCTCTGAGGACGGTCTGGTGCATGCCGTACGCGGAGTGAATTTCAGCGTCAATTCCGGTGAAGTGATGGCTTTGGTGGGGGAATCTGGTTCAGGAAAGTCCGTGACTTCGCTGTCAATTATGGGGCTGCATGATGCTAGCGCACATATCACTGGTTCAGTGAAGATACATGGTACTGAACTCATTGGCCGTGACGACCGTTTTCTTTCCGATGTGCGTGGCAAGGCGATTGCCATGGTGTTCCAGGATCCGCTTTCCGCGCTCACGCCCGTCTACACGATCGGTGATCAGATTGTTGAAGCACTGATGATCCATCAGCAGATAGACAAGACGGCGGCCTATAAGCGTGCAGTCGAGCTACTCAAGATCGTCGGTATTCCGAACCCAGAAATTCGCGTGAAGGCTTTCCCGCATGAGTTCTCAGGTGGTATGCGCCAGCGTGCGATGATCGCAATGGCGATTGCGAACGGCCCTGATCTGATCATTGCCGACGAACCAACAACTGCTCTCGACGTGACGATTCAGGCTCAGATCCTCGATGTCCTGCGTAAAGCTCAAAAGGAAACCGGTGCGGCGATCATCATGATTACGCACGATCTTGGTGTAGTTGCTGGCATTGCTGACAAGGTTGCTGTGATGTATGCCGGACGCATTGTTGAGAAGGGTGATGTGTCGGAGATCTTCCATCATTCTGCAATGCCGTACACCATCGGTTTGCTTGGATCATTGCCGCGTCTTGACTCAAAGAAGGAATACCAGCTGGCGGCAGTTGAAGGTAACCCGCCGTCGATGCTCGTTGAACCGACTGGATGTCCCTTCGCTGCTCGCTGTCCTGTAGCAAAACTTGAGTGCCTTGACAGTGAGCCGGTGTTGAAGGGTGTGCGTTCGTCATCGTCGATGCCTCACGAAGTGGCATGTATTCGTGCAGACGATATTCGCCACGAAGATTCCCACTACACGGATATCTATCCACGACCTGAAGTGTTGCCTGCTCCATACAGCACTCCCCGTGAAGAGCGTGAGCAGGTACTGAAGATAGATAATCTACGCAAGTACTTCCCGTTGATGAAGGGAGCGGTCTTCCGTCGTCAGGTTGGGGACGTTCACGCTGTTGATGGGGTGTCGTTTGATATTCGCGTCGGTGAGACTCTTGGTCTTGTTGGTGAATCAGGCTCAGGTAAGACAACCACACTGATGGAAGTGCTGAACCTGGCCAAGCCGCAAGACGGCAATATCGTGGTGTTGGGTAAGGATACGTCCACGCTGTCGAAGAAGGATCGCGTCCATCTGCGTAAGGATCTACAGGTAGTGTTCCAGGATCCAATGGCGGCGCTTGACCCACGTATGCCGATTTTCGATATCCTTGCTGAGCCTCTCAAGTACAACGGATACTCAAAGGAGCAGATCGAAAAGCGGGTTAAAGAGTTGATGGGGATGGTGGGTCTTGAGCCTGCCCACGTTAATCGTTATCCGCGTAACTTCTCGGGTGGACAAAAGCAGCGCATTGGTATCGCACGCGCGCTTGCGCTTGAACCGAAGCTGATCGTTCTCGATGAGCCGGTCTCCGCACTTGATGTGTCGATTCAGGCTGGTGTCATCAATCTGCTCGACGAATTGCGTTCCAAGCTTGGCTTGTCCTACTTGTTCATTGCTCACGATCTGTCTGTGATCCGTCATATCGCTGACCGTGTGGCAGTGATGTACTTGGGCAAGATTGTTGAAATTGGTGATGTGAACTCCGTTTTCGACGATCCTGAGCATCCATATACGCAAGCGTTGCTCTCGGCCATTCCTATTCCGAATCCGGAAAAGGAACGTACTCGTGAGCGCATTCTCCTCAACGGGGATCTCCCATCGCCGGCTAACCCGCCAACGGGATGCCGTTTCGTGACCCGTTGTCCACTATATGAGACACTTTCGCCGGAGCAAAAAAGCCATTGTGAAGGTGCCCATCCGGAGAGCGAGAAGATCGGAAAAGACCACGAAGTGGCCTGTTATTACCATCGACCACTGAAAGTTTTCTGA
- the lipB gene encoding lipoyl(octanoyl) transferase LipB, giving the protein MHIVNLLDRGPQDYMTVDALQRHFHAQVAAGQREDTFIVWEAKDTYTAGRRTQPQDIPNSEIPVIAMDRGGSVTYHGPGQLIIYPIIAVRPPKDVVAFVRNTERALMDAMKFIGLKTSQVNGRSGVWILREGEMDRKLCAIGIKFASDTTMHGLAFNVTTDLERFMQVIPCGLADAGVATLAQEGYDFSLEKVARLLIPYLARAYQPFRREGRNNIELVDDDVASLLDDVAAGDTPLPQNTGVAWHPRKDTK; this is encoded by the coding sequence GTGCATATCGTAAATTTGCTCGATCGAGGGCCCCAGGATTACATGACTGTTGACGCATTACAGCGCCATTTTCACGCACAAGTGGCAGCCGGTCAGCGCGAGGATACATTCATCGTATGGGAAGCGAAAGATACCTACACTGCGGGACGTCGCACACAGCCACAGGACATTCCAAATAGCGAGATTCCCGTGATTGCTATGGACCGTGGCGGCTCAGTGACCTACCACGGACCAGGCCAACTCATCATTTATCCCATCATTGCTGTCAGGCCGCCAAAAGATGTGGTGGCCTTCGTCCGCAACACAGAACGTGCGCTCATGGACGCCATGAAATTCATCGGGTTGAAAACCTCTCAAGTCAATGGCCGAAGTGGTGTATGGATCCTCCGCGAAGGCGAAATGGATCGAAAACTCTGCGCAATTGGCATCAAGTTTGCCTCCGATACCACCATGCATGGCTTAGCCTTCAATGTCACCACTGACCTTGAACGCTTCATGCAAGTTATTCCTTGCGGACTTGCCGACGCTGGCGTAGCCACACTTGCCCAGGAGGGTTATGACTTCTCCTTGGAGAAAGTTGCGCGTCTGCTTATTCCTTACCTTGCTCGCGCTTATCAACCCTTCCGCCGCGAAGGCCGCAACAATATCGAACTGGTTGACGACGACGTCGCCTCTCTCCTTGACGACGTTGCAGCCGGCGATACTCCTCTTCCCCAGAACACGGGTGTTGCCTGGCACCCTCGAAAGGACACAAAATGA
- a CDS encoding ABC transporter permease — MLRYLLRRIANYVLLLFMATTMAYFIAGTQLNPRSKLIENALLSGKNVDLAQVTKSVDATLFERNINPLTPVWERYGVWLKNVLFHFDWGMSPDGKVINTEIANRVPISLQLVFIGFFVGVFVGVALGVWTAVRQYSRTDRTITFISLLVISTPSIVLAILLQMLATYIGQTTGYQLDFTGPYSLPKPEGFALLLNRAEHLLLPTIVMSLHGIATYSRYQRNLMLDTLGADYVRTARAKGLRSGRAVRHHALRTSLIPIATFFAFGITGLVLGAAITEQVFGWQGMGIYSITTIQGLDVNGTVAVVSFAAACTLTGALLSDILIAAIDPRVRV, encoded by the coding sequence ATGCTGAGATACCTTTTGCGGCGAATCGCGAATTACGTGTTGTTGCTGTTCATGGCAACAACAATGGCGTACTTCATCGCCGGCACACAGTTAAACCCACGTTCAAAGCTCATTGAAAACGCACTTTTGTCGGGTAAGAACGTGGATCTTGCACAGGTGACGAAGAGTGTGGATGCCACACTCTTCGAACGAAATATCAACCCACTGACCCCCGTTTGGGAGCGTTATGGCGTGTGGTTGAAAAATGTTTTGTTCCATTTCGACTGGGGAATGAGCCCGGACGGAAAAGTGATCAATACAGAGATTGCTAACCGTGTGCCGATTTCGCTGCAACTGGTATTCATCGGATTTTTCGTTGGCGTTTTTGTGGGTGTTGCTCTCGGTGTATGGACCGCAGTACGACAGTATTCTCGTACAGACCGCACCATCACCTTCATCTCGCTTTTGGTGATTTCGACTCCGTCAATCGTTCTCGCAATCTTGCTACAGATGCTTGCCACATACATCGGCCAAACCACTGGATACCAGCTTGACTTCACGGGGCCGTATTCTTTGCCTAAACCTGAGGGTTTCGCACTACTCCTGAATAGAGCTGAGCATTTGCTTCTGCCGACGATCGTGATGTCCCTCCATGGAATCGCAACCTATTCGCGTTACCAGCGTAACTTGATGCTCGATACTCTCGGTGCTGATTATGTGCGCACTGCTCGTGCGAAGGGATTGCGCTCTGGGCGCGCTGTACGCCACCACGCGTTGCGCACCTCGCTGATTCCGATTGCCACCTTCTTCGCATTCGGTATTACGGGTCTCGTCCTGGGTGCGGCGATTACTGAGCAGGTCTTCGGGTGGCAAGGAATGGGTATTTACTCCATCACAACTATCCAGGGGCTTGATGTGAATGGAACGGTTGCAGTGGTTTCGTTTGCGGCTGCCTGTACTTTGACAGGCGCCCTGCTTTCGGACATCTTGATCGCCGCTATCGATCCGCGAGTGAGGGTATGA
- a CDS encoding ABC transporter transmembrane domain-containing protein encodes MSVDSIPAYDTEHPLRTTITYNWRLIVLASAAQIAVFVGSALVPWALGILLDSGIERGLTAALIPGSLLLLAVIVFRAAGALAEALSMVTWMRANFGWQKQMVDSLSSVRDGGQEKMPTGEAIAAPTTDAQKVGSLMYTITNAVGAACSFAVIAVLMILTDTRLGLIVVIGLPLVIVGMSRMVRPLQAKLDVNRKERGALTTLAADAVAGLRVLRGVGGEDIYNERYAAQSAKVEETGIDAARLQATLFGLNAAIPSVFAAVIVGLGIAEVVDGTLTIGSLVAFYGYSAYLVVPVSTATQMFQSISDARVAADRIVKVSTLTPYTSDARANAQLHPNWVTAELTDVESGVAISPGKMTMLVCANPTQSAEIAERFARTDDAKEIRLRWMDDDGDDECADLREVPLAQVRQNIVLSDAVAQIFQGRLRSNLNAGHAAAPQVRTIAQQMGDVAGGIARRTHKESSEAASEEELIAAIDVADGADIVEGLEFGLDGQIAERGRDLSGGQRQRVALARAVLTRRPILILVEPTSAVDSHTETRIAQRLSMARAGATTLVVSASPIMLGMADEVVLVGEQGSDSGVVELARGTHEQLLTDPRYRAIIHRAAGQEDANETNDAHQAEDEEGNR; translated from the coding sequence ATGAGTGTCGATTCAATTCCGGCTTATGATACTGAACATCCGTTGCGTACAACAATCACTTATAACTGGCGTTTGATTGTGCTTGCTTCGGCCGCTCAAATCGCGGTGTTCGTCGGTTCCGCATTAGTGCCGTGGGCACTTGGTATCCTGCTGGACTCGGGAATTGAACGCGGCCTCACGGCCGCCCTCATCCCCGGTTCCTTGTTACTCCTGGCAGTGATCGTTTTTCGTGCTGCAGGAGCATTGGCCGAAGCGCTCAGTATGGTGACGTGGATGCGCGCAAACTTCGGTTGGCAAAAACAGATGGTGGATTCCTTGTCCTCTGTTCGTGACGGCGGACAAGAAAAGATGCCCACTGGCGAGGCTATTGCCGCGCCAACAACTGACGCACAAAAAGTCGGTTCGCTCATGTACACCATCACCAATGCCGTAGGGGCAGCCTGTTCCTTCGCCGTGATTGCGGTGTTGATGATCCTCACCGACACACGCCTGGGACTGATCGTGGTGATTGGATTGCCTCTCGTGATCGTCGGCATGTCACGAATGGTTCGCCCACTCCAGGCCAAACTCGACGTTAACCGCAAAGAGCGCGGCGCCTTGACCACCCTTGCCGCAGACGCCGTCGCCGGGCTTCGTGTGCTTCGAGGGGTTGGCGGTGAGGACATCTACAACGAGCGTTACGCCGCTCAATCGGCAAAGGTCGAAGAAACTGGCATCGATGCTGCGCGCCTTCAGGCCACCCTTTTCGGCTTGAACGCTGCGATCCCGTCAGTGTTTGCTGCCGTGATCGTTGGTTTGGGAATAGCTGAGGTCGTTGACGGAACTCTCACGATTGGATCACTGGTAGCCTTCTACGGTTACTCGGCGTACCTGGTTGTTCCGGTGTCAACAGCGACTCAGATGTTCCAGTCGATTTCCGATGCGCGTGTTGCTGCAGATCGTATCGTCAAGGTTTCGACACTTACTCCTTACACATCCGACGCGCGTGCGAATGCACAGCTTCACCCAAATTGGGTTACCGCTGAACTGACTGATGTCGAATCGGGGGTCGCGATTTCCCCCGGAAAAATGACGATGCTGGTGTGTGCCAACCCTACGCAGTCAGCTGAAATTGCTGAGCGTTTTGCTCGTACCGACGACGCCAAGGAGATACGTCTGAGATGGATGGACGACGACGGCGACGACGAGTGTGCTGATCTACGTGAGGTGCCACTGGCTCAGGTGCGCCAAAACATTGTTCTGTCCGACGCAGTGGCTCAGATTTTCCAAGGGCGCCTGCGCTCGAATCTGAACGCAGGTCACGCAGCGGCCCCGCAGGTCCGCACGATTGCCCAGCAGATGGGAGATGTTGCAGGCGGAATTGCCCGCCGGACTCACAAGGAATCGTCAGAAGCGGCGAGTGAAGAAGAACTCATCGCCGCGATCGATGTGGCCGACGGTGCCGATATCGTTGAGGGGCTCGAATTTGGACTAGATGGTCAGATCGCTGAGCGTGGCCGTGACCTCTCCGGTGGCCAACGCCAACGCGTTGCACTTGCGCGAGCCGTGCTCACCCGCAGGCCGATCCTCATCCTCGTTGAGCCGACGTCGGCAGTTGATTCGCACACGGAAACGCGCATCGCGCAGCGCCTGTCAATGGCCCGTGCAGGTGCAACAACCCTCGTCGTTTCTGCTTCGCCGATTATGCTCGGCATGGCCGACGAAGTTGTGCTGGTTGGTGAGCAGGGAAGTGACAGTGGCGTCGTCGAGCTGGCTCGCGGCACACACGAACAACTTCTTACTGACCCGCGTTACCGTGCGATTATTCATCGCGCCGCTGGGCAAGAAGACGCAAACGAAACGAATGATGCTCACCAAGCGGAGGATGAGGAGGGCAACCGATGA
- a CDS encoding ABC transporter family substrate-binding protein, with amino-acid sequence MQVKKTAGIALVAATALVLGACGGGNASKNGASGDKPALPGSDVTRVDRAKLKQGGNLNLALSSKLTQFLYGHAEGTQKDNGTLFGYTMPNNWIVSEKGEVDINPDYLTKYEMKDKDLPAGTAMEITLDLNPKGVWNDGTPITWEDYEATWKAWLNEKNNVASRGGWAEISSISKGKDEYQVKIDFSNPYPDWMGTLNAPLAKKSIDTPEKFKSWTDPTKELKQYGAGPFIVDSWNAGTGDIIMKRNDKWWGKPALLDTISFRVLDVQALPGAFASGQIDVYEDIANAAQYETAKKRKDADIKMSASTTWRHFTFNAAKGSALEDPALRKAIFQGVNTKEIIASDLAGLPYAKLDISLGNHIFLPGQIGYEDHAIKYDPEAAKKTLEDAGYKKNGEFYEKDGKRASFAFSALTGVPASENEAAILKDQMKEIGVEVKVQNTPQQDFGPVLDQRKFQSIAFSWIGTLFPMGSSLNQVYGSDGGSNFTGQKLPELDKLFNQIKTTLNQDERRKLANEADKKIWEAGMNLPLYYRPALTGVRKDLANIGATQFETFLPENIGFMK; translated from the coding sequence ATGCAAGTTAAGAAGACAGCAGGCATTGCGCTCGTCGCGGCTACCGCCCTCGTACTCGGCGCTTGTGGTGGCGGCAATGCCTCCAAGAATGGCGCTTCTGGTGACAAGCCAGCCCTGCCAGGTTCCGATGTTACTCGTGTTGATCGCGCGAAGCTCAAGCAGGGCGGAAATCTCAACCTTGCGCTTTCGAGCAAGCTCACGCAATTCCTGTACGGACATGCTGAGGGTACTCAAAAAGACAATGGCACACTCTTCGGCTACACGATGCCGAATAACTGGATCGTCTCGGAAAAAGGTGAGGTGGATATCAACCCAGATTACCTCACCAAGTACGAAATGAAGGACAAGGATCTTCCTGCGGGCACCGCAATGGAAATTACACTCGACCTTAATCCAAAGGGCGTGTGGAATGATGGCACACCGATTACATGGGAAGACTACGAGGCAACCTGGAAGGCGTGGCTGAACGAAAAGAATAACGTTGCTTCGCGCGGTGGCTGGGCTGAGATCTCTTCCATCTCCAAGGGTAAGGACGAATACCAGGTCAAGATTGATTTCTCCAACCCGTACCCAGACTGGATGGGCACTCTGAATGCCCCATTGGCAAAGAAGAGTATCGATACACCGGAGAAGTTCAAGTCGTGGACTGATCCAACCAAGGAACTTAAGCAGTACGGTGCTGGCCCATTCATCGTTGATTCATGGAACGCGGGCACTGGTGACATCATCATGAAGCGCAACGATAAGTGGTGGGGTAAGCCAGCTCTCCTCGATACAATTTCGTTCCGCGTGCTTGACGTCCAGGCGCTCCCCGGCGCATTTGCTTCAGGCCAGATCGACGTGTACGAGGATATCGCCAATGCGGCTCAGTATGAGACCGCGAAGAAGCGTAAAGACGCTGACATCAAGATGTCTGCCTCTACCACCTGGCGTCACTTCACCTTCAATGCTGCCAAGGGCTCCGCGCTCGAGGATCCAGCACTGCGCAAGGCTATTTTCCAGGGTGTGAACACTAAGGAAATCATCGCATCTGATCTTGCTGGCCTTCCGTATGCGAAGCTCGATATTTCGCTTGGTAACCACATCTTCCTCCCAGGCCAGATCGGATACGAAGATCACGCGATCAAGTACGATCCTGAAGCAGCAAAGAAGACCCTCGAGGATGCTGGCTACAAGAAGAACGGCGAATTCTACGAAAAGGACGGCAAGCGTGCTTCGTTCGCCTTCTCTGCCTTGACCGGTGTTCCGGCCTCGGAGAATGAGGCGGCGATCCTCAAGGATCAGATGAAGGAAATCGGTGTCGAGGTTAAGGTGCAAAACACCCCTCAGCAGGACTTTGGTCCGGTACTTGATCAGCGCAAGTTCCAGTCCATTGCATTCTCCTGGATTGGTACGCTCTTCCCAATGGGAAGCAGCCTGAACCAGGTTTACGGCTCTGACGGTGGATCGAACTTCACCGGTCAGAAGCTCCCTGAGCTCGACAAGCTCTTCAACCAGATCAAGACAACGCTTAATCAGGACGAGCGTCGTAAGCTCGCAAATGAAGCAGATAAGAAGATCTGGGAAGCTGGCATGAACCTTCCGCTCTACTACCGTCCGGCTCTGACCGGTGTCCGCAAGGATCTTGCGAACATTGGTGCAACCCAGTTTGAGACCTTCCTTCCGGAGAACATCGGTTTCATGAAGTGA
- a CDS encoding ABC transporter permease, producing MGNLRTDETREVKAKVSAETQKRVEATQRLTRNQLIVRRFMRNKLAVAGVVGLVALVLLAVFLPYFLQWSYIDRDRVNFLAPPGTEGHIFGTSQEGRDMLALTVEGLRKSMIIGFSVAFLQTSIAALVGSSIAFFGGWVDKVGTWVIDLLLVVPSFLFIAIFSQRFAKSAWSTLFLIVFLAIFSWMLTARVVRAMTMSIKGLDYVHAAKYMSVPSRVIIVKHILPNLSSWLIIDFTLGVVGAVLSETSLSYFGFGVQYPAVSLGSLIGIGQTAALTQPWIFLPPAGALVLMLLCVNFIGDGLRDAIDPSSKSGGQA from the coding sequence ATGGGAAACTTGAGAACTGATGAAACTCGTGAAGTAAAGGCGAAGGTCTCAGCAGAAACGCAGAAACGTGTTGAAGCCACTCAGCGCTTGACTCGTAACCAGCTGATTGTCCGCCGTTTCATGCGAAATAAACTCGCGGTCGCCGGCGTCGTTGGCTTGGTGGCGTTGGTTTTGCTTGCAGTCTTTCTGCCATATTTCCTTCAGTGGAGCTATATTGACCGTGATCGCGTGAATTTCTTGGCTCCTCCAGGTACCGAAGGCCACATTTTCGGTACGAGCCAGGAGGGTCGTGACATGCTGGCCTTGACAGTTGAAGGTCTACGTAAGTCGATGATTATTGGCTTCTCGGTGGCGTTCCTGCAAACGTCGATTGCTGCTCTTGTCGGCTCTTCGATCGCGTTCTTCGGTGGTTGGGTAGATAAAGTTGGAACGTGGGTTATTGACCTTCTTCTGGTGGTCCCATCCTTCCTCTTCATCGCTATTTTCTCGCAGCGTTTTGCCAAGTCTGCATGGTCCACTCTGTTCTTAATTGTTTTCTTGGCGATCTTCTCGTGGATGCTCACCGCTCGAGTAGTGCGAGCAATGACGATGTCCATTAAAGGCCTCGACTATGTTCATGCCGCAAAGTACATGTCTGTGCCGTCGCGAGTGATTATCGTCAAGCACATTCTGCCGAACCTTTCATCGTGGTTGATTATTGACTTCACTCTGGGCGTGGTGGGAGCCGTACTCTCTGAGACAAGCCTTTCCTACTTTGGCTTTGGCGTTCAGTACCCGGCAGTTTCCCTGGGCTCCCTCATCGGAATCGGCCAAACCGCAGCCCTGACACAACCGTGGATTTTCCTGCCACCTGCTGGCGCACTTGTGCTGATGCTTTTGTGTGTGAACTTCATCGGCGACGGCCTGCGTGACGCGATCGATCCGAGCTCCAAGTCTGGAGGACAAGCATGA
- a CDS encoding M18 family aminopeptidase produces the protein MSILLPSVHAGAREFAAGFADFISSSPTSYHAADNLAQIFSDAGFSRQEESEAWQGACHGYVVRDGAVIAWRIPDGAQPGTGVKIVGSHTDSPSFKVKPNLTSSSCGYDQVNVEVYGGPLLNSWLNRDLGIAGRVVSLDGEEHLVKTPAIMTIAQVAPHLDRSVNKDLKLSAQKDYHPIWSTSEGELVNLIAQEAGVEPDRIAAMDLFAYDTCAPQIFGGLDGTDFFAAGRQDNLTSVYCALVAFLDPDIELGEDIQIFAAFNHEEIGSDTYSGAAGSFLEAVLRRMSENLFGPGSEAFERMLANSSVVSADAGHAVNPNKPELHDPAHQPVLGGGPLLKINARGAYATDASTSALFFRAAAGSHVAVQEIVSNNDVPSGTTIGPITVTRLGIPTVDCGVPLLSMHSAREISAPADLVALSQILKAYFED, from the coding sequence ATGAGTATTTTGCTTCCATCTGTTCACGCTGGCGCACGTGAGTTCGCTGCCGGCTTTGCTGATTTTATTTCGTCTTCGCCTACCTCCTACCATGCGGCAGACAACCTTGCACAGATTTTTTCTGACGCCGGTTTTTCGCGCCAAGAGGAAAGCGAGGCATGGCAAGGTGCATGTCACGGGTACGTGGTTCGTGACGGTGCTGTTATCGCCTGGCGTATTCCTGACGGTGCCCAACCAGGTACTGGTGTCAAGATCGTCGGTTCGCACACTGATTCGCCGTCTTTTAAGGTCAAGCCGAACCTGACGTCAAGCTCATGCGGGTACGATCAGGTCAACGTCGAGGTCTATGGTGGCCCATTGCTTAACTCTTGGCTCAATCGTGATTTGGGTATCGCAGGTCGAGTGGTGAGCTTGGATGGGGAAGAACATCTCGTGAAGACCCCTGCGATCATGACAATTGCACAGGTTGCTCCTCATCTCGATCGTTCAGTGAATAAGGACCTCAAGCTTTCTGCGCAAAAGGACTACCACCCAATCTGGTCCACGTCTGAAGGTGAACTCGTGAACCTCATTGCTCAGGAAGCGGGCGTTGAGCCTGATCGGATTGCTGCAATGGATCTCTTTGCATACGATACCTGTGCGCCTCAGATTTTCGGAGGGTTGGACGGCACTGACTTCTTCGCTGCTGGCCGCCAAGACAACCTCACTTCTGTGTACTGCGCACTCGTTGCATTCCTCGATCCAGATATTGAACTTGGTGAGGACATTCAGATTTTTGCTGCATTCAACCACGAAGAGATCGGCTCGGATACGTACTCGGGTGCTGCGGGGTCATTCCTTGAAGCCGTTTTGCGCCGGATGTCCGAGAATCTTTTTGGGCCAGGGTCTGAGGCTTTCGAGCGTATGCTCGCGAACTCCTCTGTGGTGAGTGCCGACGCTGGTCACGCAGTGAACCCGAACAAACCCGAACTTCATGATCCTGCTCACCAGCCCGTCCTCGGAGGAGGGCCTTTGCTCAAGATCAATGCTCGCGGAGCCTACGCCACCGATGCTTCGACGTCGGCGCTCTTCTTCCGTGCGGCTGCTGGCTCACATGTGGCTGTTCAGGAAATCGTGTCGAACAATGATGTGCCATCTGGAACGACGATCGGCCCGATCACTGTAACGCGCCTCGGTATTCCCACTGTTGATTGTGGAGTACCGCTATTGTCGATGCATTCGGCACGCGAGATTTCAGCACCAGCTGATCTTGTTGCCTTGTCGCAGATTCTCAAGGCTTACTTTGAGGACTGA
- a CDS encoding lipoyl synthase has product MTTTTPPIGGTHHMSNERINPGSRRLLRIEEKNSATPIEHNRPEWLKTKATVGTEYEDMRSRVNGASLHTVCAEANCPNIYECWDSREASFLIGGDTCTRRCDFCFIKTGRPDTYDRGEPLRVAQSVKEMNLHYTTITGVTRDDLEDGASWLYAETTRLIHKMSPQTGVELLIDDMRGGAPALKQVFDAKPEVLAHNLETVPRIFKKIRPAFRYERSLDLITFASESGLITKSNLILGMGETKDEIISTMQDLHDAGCDLLTITQYLRPSPLHHPIDRWVKPAEFVEFSQIGYEMGFAGIMAGPLVRSSYRSGSLWARAMKHKGLEIPERFQGIGTTDTPAYQEAASILKRTH; this is encoded by the coding sequence ATGACCACTACCACTCCCCCCATCGGGGGAACGCACCATATGTCCAACGAGCGCATCAACCCCGGTTCACGCCGTCTACTGCGCATCGAGGAAAAGAATTCAGCTACCCCAATCGAACACAATCGTCCTGAGTGGCTCAAAACGAAGGCTACTGTCGGCACAGAGTACGAGGACATGCGCTCGCGCGTCAACGGAGCTTCTCTGCACACAGTGTGTGCCGAAGCGAATTGCCCCAACATTTACGAATGCTGGGATTCGCGCGAGGCATCGTTCCTCATCGGCGGTGATACCTGCACCCGCCGTTGCGACTTTTGTTTCATCAAGACCGGACGTCCAGACACGTATGACCGCGGCGAGCCTCTGCGTGTGGCACAGTCGGTGAAGGAGATGAATCTTCACTACACCACCATCACAGGTGTCACACGCGACGATCTCGAAGATGGCGCTTCGTGGCTCTATGCTGAAACTACTCGTTTGATCCACAAGATGAGCCCGCAGACCGGCGTCGAGCTTCTCATTGACGACATGCGCGGCGGCGCCCCCGCGCTCAAGCAGGTCTTCGATGCAAAGCCTGAGGTTTTGGCCCATAATCTCGAAACCGTTCCACGCATCTTCAAGAAAATTCGTCCCGCTTTCCGTTATGAGCGCTCCTTGGATCTCATTACGTTTGCCTCAGAATCAGGTTTGATTACAAAGTCAAACCTCATTTTGGGGATGGGAGAAACGAAGGACGAAATCATCTCAACGATGCAGGATCTTCACGACGCTGGCTGTGATCTTCTCACGATCACCCAGTATCTGCGTCCCTCTCCATTGCATCACCCAATCGATCGCTGGGTAAAGCCAGCTGAATTCGTGGAGTTTTCACAGATTGGATACGAAATGGGCTTTGCCGGAATCATGGCTGGCCCACTTGTGCGCTCTTCATACCGTTCGGGTTCGCTGTGGGCACGCGCAATGAAACACAAGGGCCTGGAAATCCCGGAGCGTTTCCAAGGCATCGGCACCACCGACACGCCCGCGTACCAGGAGGCTGCATCGATCCTCAAACGAACTCACTGA